GCTTCATGTAACGGGTAATCATGACTTAACAAAAGAGCAAGTAGAAAAAAATGCAAATATTTATCCAGGACGGTTTATTTGGGGCGTTTATCTTGCTCGTCATCAACTCACTAAACAAGCTATTCGCAAAAATCCTCAAATAAAAGATTTAAGGATCAAGGTAACCGGTCCTCAGTCTCTGCAAATATCTGTAAAAGAAAATGCGCTTTTAGGAACAGCGGTGATGAATAATGATACATACGCTGTTTTAGCTGACGGCCAATTACAGCGAACAAAAAATGCTGATAATGGTATTGCTTATAAACGTTTTGATGGTCATAAAAAAGTTCTTGCTACAACGGCCGCTCAGTTAGGAAAGCTGAAACTGGCAATAAGAAATGGTATTTCAAGTGTGAGTTATCAACCCACTAAAGAGTATCCAGATCGCGTTATTATTTATATGCGTGATGGTAATACAGTTTATGGCGACTTAAATACTATCGGGGATAAAATGGGATATTACCCTGCAATTGCAGCAAGTATGAAAAATAAGGGAATTATAGATCTTCAAGTCGGAGCTTATTCTTATGACTATGGATCTAAGGATAAATGAATGCGGTTATTGGTATCAGGTGGTGGAACTGGTGGTCATATTTACCCAGCATTAGCATTAATCGAACGCTTAAAGCAGGTTGATCCAGATACTGAAGTGTTATATGTTGGAACAACCCGTGGCCTTGAAAATAAAATTGTACCGGATGCCGGAATTGAGCTTGAAACAATGCATATGCAGGGCTTTAAGCGTTCTCTTTCTCTTGAAAATTTTAAGACAATCTATCTTTTCTTAAGTTCTGTTCATCATGCTAAAAAAATTATTAATGAGTTTAAGCCTGACGTTGTTTTAGGTACAGGTGGATATGTAAGTGGAGCCGTCCTATATGCTGCCGCAAAGAAACATATCCCAACCGTAATTCATGAACAAAATAGTGTTGTTGGTGTAACAAACAAGTTTTTAAGTCGGTATGTTGATCAAATTGCAATTGCATTTGAAGCTGCACGCAGTCAGTTCCCTGCTGATAAAGTTACAATGGCAGGTAATCCTCGTGCTCAACAGGTAGCTGCTAAAAAAGATAGTGACTTTTCATGGACAAGTTATGACTTGAAAGATGATATTCCAACCTTAATGATTTTTGGGGGAAGTCAAGGAGCACCAAAAATTAATAAAACAGTTGTCGACGCTATTCCAGAATTCAATAAGCGTCCTTATCAGGTTATCTTTGCAACCGGTCAAAAACGGTATGATGATGTAAAAAAGCAACTTGCAGAAAATAATATTAGACCAGCTGATAATGTTAAAGTCGTTCCTTACATTAAAGACATGCCGGCTAAGATGCCTCGAGTGGCAGCTTTAGTATCGCGCGCAGGAGCAACCACTATTGCTGAGGTAACGGCACTCGGAGTTCCTACAATCTTAATTCCTAGTCCGTATGTTACCGCTAACCATCAAGTAAAGAATGCTCAAGCTTTAGTTAAGAATAACGCTGGCTTGATGATTACTGAAGATAAGTTAGATGCCCGGGCATTATTGACTCAAGCAGATAAGATTATGGAAGATGAAGAAGTGCGTAAAGAGATGGCGCATGCTGCTGAAAAGATGGGTCGGCCAGATGCCGCTGATAGACTAATTAAGATCTTACATAAGGCAATTGATGAACACGAAAAATAAATGAAAAAAATTGATGAATATCAAGGTAAAAAAGTTCTTGTAATGGGTTTCGGAATTAGTGGCATTAATGCGGCTCACTTATTGGTAAAACTTGGTGCCAATGTTACCGCTAATGATAAAGCAACTCCTAAAAATAATGATATTGTTGATGATTTAAAAGCTGATGGAATCAAGGTAATTACTGGTGATAATCCCATTTCATTAGCTAATGAAGGTTTCGATGTTGTAGTAAAAAATCCTGGAATTCCTTATGATAATCCATTAGTGGCTGCATTCGTTAAGCAGGGGACACCTATTATTACGGAAGCAGAACTAGGATGGCAAATTTTTGATGGTCACCTTGTAAGTGTAACTGGAAGTAATGGGAAGACTACCACAACGACTTTAACTCAACTAATGATTGCTGAAAATGCAAAATATCAAGTGAAATATGCAGGTAATATTGGAATTTCCTTTAGTAAAATTGCTGAGGATTTAGGGCCAGACGATACATTGGTCACGGAATTATCTAGTTTCCAATTATTAGGAGCACCAACAATTCATCCGCATATTGCAATTATTACTAACATTTTTTCTAATCATTTAGACTATCATAAGACACGAGAAAACTATATTAATGCAAAGCTTAATATTACCCGGAACCAAACCAAGGATGATTTCTTAGTTATTAACTGGGATCGTGATGAATGGCAAAAGATTGCTCAGCGTAGTCAAGCTACCATTGTGCCATTTTCTCGTCTCAATAAGAGTCATGAAGGATCTTATGTAGAAGATGGAATGATTTACTGGCGTGGACAAGAGGTTATGCCAACCAAAGATATTCGATTGATCGGTCCCCAAAATGTAGAAAATGCATTGGCAGCAATTGCAGCGGCAAAATTAAGCGGTGTTACAAATGATGCAATAAAGAAAGTTTTAACAACATTTAGTGGAGTCCGTCACCGCTTACAATATGTGATGGAATACCAAGAACGGCTTTTCTACAATGATTCAAAATCAACTGATATTGAAGCTACTGAAGTTGCCTTGCAAGGCTTTGATCGTCCAGTAGTTCTTTTGGCGGGTGGCCTTGATCGTGGTTATACCTTTGAACGGTTGGTTCCTTACTTTAAGAAGCATGTCAAGGCAATGATTGTTTTTGGTGAATGTAAAGATAAAATGAAGGATGCGGGGAATCAAGCAGGGGTTCCAGTAATTGAAAGTGAAAATGCAATTACTGCGGTACCAGAAGCATGGAAGCTGAGTGAACCAGGAGATGTCATTCTCCTCTCGCCTGCTAATGCTAGTTGGGACCAATTCCCGAGCTTTGAAGTTCGTGGTGATAAATTTATTGAAGCAGTTGAAAAATTAACAGGAAAGAAGGAACAATAAATGAATTTCTTAAGTGCAGTTTTGACTATTCTTAGTTCATTCTTAATTACGTTTTTATTGATGCCCTCGTTAATTAAATATTTTCGGGCTAAAAAAGAAGGTCAGCAAATTCGTAAGGAAGGCCCTACCTGGCATGCTAAAAAGGCTGGGACGCCAACAATGGGAGGATTATTGTTCATCTTCTCTGCAGTAGTAACAATTTTATGGGTTGCTGCTTGGCAAGGGTTAATTACGAATACGCTGTGGGCACTCCTCTTTGTCCTGGTTGTTTATGGCCTGATTGGGATGTGGGATGATAGTATTAAAATCTTCCACCATCAAAATGAAGGATTTAAACCATGGCAAAAGGCGCTATGTCAGGTATTAGCAGCAATGGTCTTTACAGTTATTTACCAACATGAAGGTTTTCAAATGGGCTTTGGAACAACTCAAATTGGTTGGCTTTACGGTTTGTTTATTATTTTTTGGATCGTCGGCTTTTCAAATGCTGTTAATTTAACCGATGGACTTGATGGCTTGGTAAGTGGTCTTTCCATTATTTCTTTTGCGGCTTATCTAATCATTGCTTTAGTAAATCTCAATCAACCAGGTTATCCTGAAATTGCTCTTTTCTGTTTAGCAATGATCGGAACTTTACTAGGTTTCTTCCCTTATAATCATAAGCCCGCTAAGATTTTCATGGGTGATATGGGATCTTTAGCAATTGGGGCATCCTTAGCCGCTGTTTCATTGTTATTACATCATGAATGGTCCTTATTAGTAATTGGAATTGTTTATGTTTGTGAAACTGCTAGTGTCATTCTTCAAGTGGCTTCATTCAAAACAACCGGTAAACGAATTTTTAAGATGACCCCAATCCACCACCATTTTGAAATGAGCGGATGGAGTGAATGGAAAATTGATATTGTGTTTTGGCTTGTAGGGTTAGTTGCTGCAATTATTGCCGCTACAACAATCTTATTAGTAGGTTAGATGAATAAGAAGCCACAACGAACGAAAAATAGGGGACATAGAGAAAACCGAGGGACCTTTGGCAAATGGCTCTTTCTAATCACGGTTGGATTGTTTACCTTATTTATCGTTCGTTTTGCGTATATCGCAATAAATAAGGATGTTCAACATGTTAACTTACGGTCACAAGCGGAACAAATTTATACCCAGCAGCGAATTATTCAAGCGCGACGGGGTGATATTTATGATTCAGAAGGGAATCCCTTGGCAACTGATACAAGTAAATATACCCTCTATGCGGTTTTGGATCGAACCCAAAAGTCTTCTGATGGTAAACCGTTATATGTAAAAGATCGAAAAAAAACTGCCAAGGTATTATCACAGTATATTGACCTGACACCAAAGCAAATTGAAAAGATTCTTAAACCAAAAGGGCAAGCCTACCAAGTTGAATTTGGAAATGCTGGAAGCAACCTTTCTGTTTCAACAATGCAGAAGATCAAGAACCGGCACTTGCCAGGAATTAATTTTATTGCGACTCCAGCACGTCAATATCCAGAAGGCGAATTTGCTTCTCAAATAATTGGGATGGCAACTCCTAAAGTTAAAAATGATAATGGAACTGAAGAGACCAACTTAGTGGGACAATTGGGCTTAGAAGGCTACTTTAATAAACAACTGACAGGAATAAACGGGTTGAGAAAAGATAAACAGGACGTCTATGGATACCAAATTGCTAATTCTAAGCAGGTAACTAAAAAAGCCGTCAATGGAGATAATATCTACACTACCCTTGATTCACAAACCCAACATTTTCTCGAAAATAAAGTTAATAAAGTTTATAAAAGTTCTAACGCCAATGCAATGACTGCAGTTGTAATGGAAGCTAAAACAGGTAAAATTATTGCCGCTACGCAACGGCCAACTCTTCATGCAGAAAATAATCCTGTTTGGCGGAATATGTTAGTTCAAGATGCTTATGAACCAGGTTCGGTAATGAAAATTTTGTCATTAGCTGCTGCTATTGATACCGGACATTTTAATCCTAATGCGACCTTTAATTCGGGAACATGGGCTATGGGTGGCGGAAAAATCACTGATTGGTCAAGTTCTGGTTGGGGAACAATTTCCTATAAAGATGCTTTTGATATGTCTAGTAATGTTGGGTTTGCTCATGTAGAGCAGGACATGGGAGCAGAGACATGGATGAAGTACATTAAACGATTTGGCCTGTTAAAAAAAGTTAATGTTATCGGAATGAGTAACGAGGTTAATGGTTATACTTCATTCAAAGGGATTCTTGCTCAGGCAAATACCGCTTTTGGACAGGGAATTACTGTAAATGTCATGCAGATGATGCAAGCGTTCAGTGCTATTGGCAATAATGGTAAAATGATGAAGCCTTACATTGTTAGCAAAGTTGTAGATGGTAATAGCGGAAAGACGATTCAAAAGGTTAAGCCTAAAGTTGTTGGACACCCAATAAAAGCATCGACAGCGAAAAAGGTCCTTGGTTACATGCAAGGCGTTGTTTATGATCAAAAGGGCCTTGGCCATGATTACCAAATTAAGGGTTACCGAATTGCTGGAAAGACCACAACTGCACAAATTGGTGGTGCTCATGGTTATTCAACTGGTGATACAAACTACCTTTACTCCTTTGCAGGGATGGCACCAGCTAAAAATCCAAAGTATATTATGTATGTCACCCTTCGCCAACCGCAAAACCTTAAAAAAACAGCAACCAAACAAATTGCCAGCGTCTTTAATCCGACAATGAAAATGTTGTTGAGCCAACAAAAAGTTGCAGAAAAGGTCAAGAAAAAGGTTATTACAATGCCTAATGTTGTTGGTCAAGCAAGCGATGAAGCTAATAAAGAATTATCAGGTAAAGGAATGCAGGTAATTGTTGTAGGTTCTGGCAAGAAAGTTAAACAACAATCAGCAGTTCCAGACGAACAAGTGTTAACAGATCAACATGTTATTCTTGATACTGGTGGCGAGTATAAAATGCCAGATATTTCTGGATGGAGTTCTGCGGATGTTCAACAATTAGCTAAGGTCCTTAAGCTAAAAGTAAAAGAAAATGGAAACGGCTATGTTACTCAGCAAAGTATTTTACCTGATACAACTATTAAGCGTGGAACAACTTTAACCGTTCAATATGAAGCTAAAAACTAGATGGTTTCAAATGCGGCAAGGCAACTGGCGGGAGAGCAACAACCGCAGCAAGCGCCAAGAAAAAAGACTTATCAACAACTAAAAATTTCTCCAAGTCCGGTTAGATGGTCAAAATTTGAAAGATCTTTAGTAGCAGTAGGTAGCTTAATTACGCTATTCTTAATGATTAGCTTACTTTCTACAAAAATTAGTATTAATAATCAGCAACGGCGCTTACAGGATACCCAAACTCAAATTACTAAGGCAAAAAGTAGTAATACAAGTTTGCAGCAAGAAATCGCTGAATTGACGACTCAATCGCATTTGAAATCAGCAGCACATAAATATGGATTATCAGATAAAAATTCAAATGTAAGGAACGTTAATAAATAAATGGCAGAATTTAAACATGTAACGGTACTTTTAAAGGAGGCCGTAGCAGGATTAAATGTGCAACCAACAGGTACCTACGTTGATGCAACATTAGGTGGTGGTGGTCATACGCAAGCTATTTTACAACAGCTCGTCGATGGCCACCTATATTCATTTGATCAAGATCAGACGGCAATTAATTACAATAAAGAACAGTTAAAAACAGCAATAGAGCAACAAAAATTAACATTAATTGAAGATAATTTCCGCAACTTAAAAGCGGAATTGGATAGCTATAATGTAAAACATGTTAATGGAATTTTATATGATTTAGGTGTTTCATCTCCACAGTTCGATGATGCTAAAAGAGGTTTTAGCTATCAGCATGACGCCCCCTTAGACATGCGGATGAATCAGGAACAAAAATTGTCGGCAATGGAAGTTGTTAACGAATGGTCATATGAACGGCTCGTTAAGATTCTTTACCGATATGGAGAAGAAAAATTTGCCAAGTCAATTGCTAGAAAGATTGAACAACGCCGAAAGATAGCACCAATAAAGACGACATTTGAATTAGTTGATGTGATTAAAGAGGGAATTCCAGCAGCAGCTCGCCGTCATGGTGGTCATCCAGCGAAAAAGAGTTTTCAAGCTATTCGGATAGCAGTTAACGACGAATTAGGTGCTTTAGAGGAATCGTTAGAGCAAGCATTAGACTTGTTGGATGTTGGAGGACGAATAAGTGTTATTACCTTCCAATCCCTAGAAGATCGGTTAGTAAAGACAATGTTTCGTGAAAAGACTTCATTAAGTGGGGATGTACCGCAGGGATTACCAGTAATACCAGCGGGAATGGAACCAAACTTCAAATTAATTAATAAAAAGCCGATTGTAGCTAGTGAGGAAGAATTAGCGGCAAATCATCGTGCGCATAGTGCCAAGTTGAGGATAATCGAGAAAATTAGAGAAGGAAAGTGAGTGTTAATGGGAGAATTTACACACACTATTGATTCCAAAGGCCGATTAATTATTCCTGCCAAATTTCGAGAACAATTGGGGGCACACTTCATTGTTACTCGGGGGTTAGATGGATGTTTGTTTGGATATCCATTAAATGAATGGGCGATTTTAGAGCAAAAGCTAAAGGCGCTCCCATTAACAAAGCGTGATGCACGTGCATTTGTACGTTTTTTATATTCCGCTGCGACAGATTGCGAAATTGATAAACAAGGACGGATTAATATTCCGATAACATTACGAACTCATGCCTCACTTGAAAAGAAATGTGTAATCGTTGGTGTGTCTAATCGCTTAGAAATCTGGAGCGCTGAACGGTGGAATAAATTTACAAGCGAAACAGCTGATAATTTTGATGAGATTGCTGAAGATCTTAATATTGATTTTTAAATGGTTAGTATTCAAGTTATAATTTTAGAGATTATTTTATTATTAGTGATTGGGATAGTAGAACGATTATTAGTACGAATATTTCATCATCCTAAAAAAATAAAGCATTTATGGTGGGGATGGACAATTATTTTATGGATTCTGATAATCTTTAATATTGGATTCTATTGGCCAGCTTATCCTATTGCCTTATGGATGATTCTAGCTCTGCTATTAATTGCTTTACAAATTATTCACAATCATGAATTCATTTATCGCCGTTACTGGCCAGTATTTTGGCGGTATTCGGCATATTATGCTTTAATTATATATATTGGTAGCTTAATTATTTCACCATGGTTACCGTTGATATAAATGCAGCGAAAAAAGAAAACTCGTTTCCAAAAAATTACCATGGTTGCTATTTGGCTCATGTTAATTGCAATGCTTGGTTCTTTAATCTTTGGAGCAGTTGCATCCTTAAACTTAATTTAGATGGCGAGAAGAAAAAAGGCATCATCCCGCCGGACAAGAGGGAAAAAACAACAGTATCGATTAATGGATAATCTATTAGGAATAATTGTTTGCCTCTTAATGTTAGTTGGCTTATTTAATTTAGGAGCATTAGGAACCTTTCTCGATAACTGTTTTAAGATTTTTGTAGGGTCATCCTTTCCAATTGCAATGATTATTGTTTTTCTTTATGGATTATGTTTTGCATTGTATGGGCATCGTCCGCATTTCAAAAAACGTTGGATTGCAGGAACTATTATTGCCTATATTGGTTTATTAATGTGGCTTCAGACAGTAATGTTTCAGCGCCTGAATCTTCATGCAAAGGTAATCAAAACTACTTGGAATAGTCTTAGTAAGGTCATTTTTAACGGTGATTCAACTGTTCCGGTTGGTGGAGGGATGATTGGTGCTTACCTATATAATGGAAGTAATATTTTAATTTCAGAAGTTGGAACAGCGGTATTGTCATGGTTGTTAATGATTATCGGAATTATTGTCTTTTTTGCATTACCATGGCGCGAATTTCTAGTAAAATGTGGGATTGGCATTAAAAAATCTGGAGCAGCCATGGCTAATGCTCACGATCAATTAATGAAAAAGAGAACGGAGAGAGCAACCAAGACAACTACGGTACCATCGATTAGCGTGCCCCTTGCTAAAGCATCAAGGCAGGTTAAAGATTTTTTTGCTGACCAAGAATCAGCAGAGCCAACGTCAACGCCGCCAGTTTCTCCAGCGATGCCTGCTCAAGATCCTGTTGAACCAACTATTAGGGTCGCAGGTGAAAGTCAGGTGGAAGAAACTCAGAGTGGACGTAAGGATGATCAGGACTCGAACCAACGTGATGATGCGGAAATTAAACTTGCAGGAATTGACGCTAAAGAAGACAATGATTATCAATTGCCGCCAGTCAGCCTGCTAAGTCAAGTAAAAGCAACAGATCAGCAGGAAGATTTGAATAATATCAAAAAGAACACCAAAACGCTCCAACAAACTCTAAAATCTTTTGGTGTGGATGCAACAGTTGAAAATGTTAATTTAGGTCCTTCCGTTACCAAATATGAGTTACGCCCAGCAGTAGGAGTAAAGGTTAGTCGAATAACCCATTTGGCTGATGATTTGGCACTTGCACTTGCGGCTAAAGATATCCGGATTGAAGCGCCGATCCCAGGGAAATCATTAATTGGGATTGAAGTTCCGAACCAGCAAATTGCAACAGTTGGTTTTCGCGATATGGTCGAAAATGCTCCTAGTAATGATAATCCCATGGAAGTTCCGCTTGGTCGCAGTGTCACTGGGGATATCAAAATGGCTGATCTAACTAAGATGCCACACCTTCTTATCGCTGGGGCAACTGGTAGTGGTAAGTCTGTTGCAATCAATGTTATCATTACAAGCATTTTATTAAAGGCTAAACCGCATCAGGTAAAGATGTTAATGATTGACCCTAAAAAAGTCGAATTGAGTGTTTATAATGGTATTCCCCATCTACTCAGTCCGGTAGTTTCTGAACCCAAAAAAGCAGCTCGGGCATTAGGAAAAGTTGTTGCAGAAATGGAGCGTCGTTATGAATTGTTTGCAAAATTCGGTGTTCGTAACTTGGATGGATATAATAAGTTGGTCAAACAACAAAATGATGACCATCCTGATGAAGTTCAAGCTAACCTACCATTAATTTTAGTTATTGTTGATGAATTAGCCGACTTAATGATGACTGTTTCTCATGATGTTGAAGATGCAATTGTCCGGATTGCACAAATGGGGCGGGCTGCTGGTATTCATATGATTTTGGCAACTCAGCGTCCTTCTGTCGATGTTATTACAGGGCTTATTAAGGCTAACGTTCCTTCTCGAATTGCCTTTGCGGTTTCTAGCGGGGTTGATTCGCGAACTATTATCGATACTAATGGGGCAGAAAAGCTCCTTGGTCGAGGTGATATGTTATTTGAACCAATTGATCAAAATAAGCCAATCCGGATTCAAGGTGCATTTATTTCTGATCATGATGTTGAATCAGTAGTAGACTTTATAAAAAACGAGCGAGCAGCTGAGTATGACGATAATATGGTTGTAACTGACAGTGAAATTGAGCAAGAAGAGCAAACTGAAGAGGAAGATGAATTATTCCCCGAAGCATTAGATTTTGTGGTTGATCAACAAAAAGCATCAACTTCGCTAATTCAGCGGCGATTTAGAATTGGTTATAATCGTGCAGCAAGAATTATTGATGATATGGAACAGCGCGGTTTTATCGGACCAGCTAATGGCTCAAAACCACGGGAAGTTTATAAGCAAAAAAGTGAGGAATAAATGACAAACCATATTGTCTTGTTTGAACCATTGTTTCCAGCAAATACAGGAAATATTGCACGAACTTGTGCGGGAACAAATACTGAATTACATTTAATTAAGCCATTAGGATTTTCAACTGATGATAAGCATATGAAACGGGCTGGATTAGACTACTGGGATAAAGTAAAGATCACGTATCATGAGGATTTACCTTCATTTATGAAGACTATTCCTGATATTAACCGTTTATATATTGTTTCTAAGTTTGCCACTCATGATTATAGTGATGTTGATTATACGGGTGAAGGAGATCATTATTTCCTATTTGGAAAAGAAACAACTGGCTTGCCCGAACGTTTTATGCAAAAATATCCAGAAAATGCTATCCGGATTCCACAAAATGATAATAATATTCGGGCCCTGAATTTATCGAATAGTGCAGCGATTGTTATTTATGAGGTATTGCGGCAACAGAGTTTTCCTAATTTAGCCCGAGTTCATAAATATGAATTCGATAAATTAAAGTAATTGAAAAAAGTTGAACGTCAACGAGAAATGGTAAAAAATAATCTTGCCCTTTTTCAATGCCCTGTTTGTGAACAGCCAATGGAGAGAGTTGAAGGAAATAGTATTATTTGCGGAAATAACCACCGATTTGACTTTAATCGGCATGGTTATCTTCACTTTCTTAATGGAGCGGCTAATACTGAATATGATTGCTCAATGTTTGAATCTCGTCGTCAGCTATTAAATGCAGGACTATTTAAGCCAATTATTGAAAATATCAGTAAATTCTTACCTTCAAAATCTTTAAGGATCTTAGATGTAGGAACTGGGGAAGGAACACCATTATTACAATTAGAAACAATCCGTGCTAACTGTAATGATACGATGATTGGCTTTGATATTTCGAAACCAGGGATAACGCTTGCTACTCAGTTATCGTTAAAGGCATTTTTTTGTGTAGCTGATTTACGTAAATTACCTTTTAATGATGAGAGTTTTGATTGTATATTAGAGTTGTTTTCTCCATCTGATTATCAAGAGTTTAAACGGGTTCTAACAAAAGATGGGACCCTTATTAAGGTAATTCCTAACGCTAACTACTTAGTCGAATTACGTCACCTCTTATATAAAACAGGAGAACGCAATTACCACTATGATAATTCACGAGTAATCGAGTTATTTAAACGACATTATCCGCATAGTAAAGTTGAAACGGTAACCTACCAATTTAGAATCCCAGACGGCTTACAACAATCAATGTTAGAAATGACACCTTTACACTGGGGAGCAAACGCTAAAAGATTATCTAAAGAAGAATTAACTCAATTGAAAACAATTACGGTGGATGTAAGCTTATTAATTGCGAAAAAAGCTAATTAATTGATTGAACAATTTCTAATTGGAACTTATACTAAAAAAACAAGTAAAGGGATCTACAAAGTTACCCTCGATACTGACCAAGAAAAAATAACGAACGTTGAATTAGCAATTCCATCTCAAAAACCAGCTTACTTACAAGTTGGTCAAGATGGTCGTATTTACGCAATCAAACAAGTAGATGACAAGGGGGGCGTTGCTTCTTACTCATTAAATGACGATAACGCTAAGATGCTAAGCGATATCTTAGCTGCCGGTGCTCCTCCTGCATATGTAGGCATTGATAACAAACGGCATTTATTATTCAGTGCT
The genomic region above belongs to Limosilactobacillus reuteri and contains:
- a CDS encoding cell division protein FtsQ/DivIB, producing the protein MLDDRSAIEHHKYSQRLTELERRSAAAQQRQQKKKPPKMHVGNKIRGIKIKRYVSNGERVLKLVVLFSAILLFMLYIISPLSKITTLHVTGNHDLTKEQVEKNANIYPGRFIWGVYLARHQLTKQAIRKNPQIKDLRIKVTGPQSLQISVKENALLGTAVMNNDTYAVLADGQLQRTKNADNGIAYKRFDGHKKVLATTAAQLGKLKLAIRNGISSVSYQPTKEYPDRVIIYMRDGNTVYGDLNTIGDKMGYYPAIAASMKNKGIIDLQVGAYSYDYGSKDK
- the murG gene encoding undecaprenyldiphospho-muramoylpentapeptide beta-N-acetylglucosaminyltransferase codes for the protein MRLLVSGGGTGGHIYPALALIERLKQVDPDTEVLYVGTTRGLENKIVPDAGIELETMHMQGFKRSLSLENFKTIYLFLSSVHHAKKIINEFKPDVVLGTGGYVSGAVLYAAAKKHIPTVIHEQNSVVGVTNKFLSRYVDQIAIAFEAARSQFPADKVTMAGNPRAQQVAAKKDSDFSWTSYDLKDDIPTLMIFGGSQGAPKINKTVVDAIPEFNKRPYQVIFATGQKRYDDVKKQLAENNIRPADNVKVVPYIKDMPAKMPRVAALVSRAGATTIAEVTALGVPTILIPSPYVTANHQVKNAQALVKNNAGLMITEDKLDARALLTQADKIMEDEEVRKEMAHAAEKMGRPDAADRLIKILHKAIDEHEK
- the murD gene encoding UDP-N-acetylmuramoyl-L-alanine--D-glutamate ligase; this translates as MKKIDEYQGKKVLVMGFGISGINAAHLLVKLGANVTANDKATPKNNDIVDDLKADGIKVITGDNPISLANEGFDVVVKNPGIPYDNPLVAAFVKQGTPIITEAELGWQIFDGHLVSVTGSNGKTTTTTLTQLMIAENAKYQVKYAGNIGISFSKIAEDLGPDDTLVTELSSFQLLGAPTIHPHIAIITNIFSNHLDYHKTRENYINAKLNITRNQTKDDFLVINWDRDEWQKIAQRSQATIVPFSRLNKSHEGSYVEDGMIYWRGQEVMPTKDIRLIGPQNVENALAAIAAAKLSGVTNDAIKKVLTTFSGVRHRLQYVMEYQERLFYNDSKSTDIEATEVALQGFDRPVVLLAGGLDRGYTFERLVPYFKKHVKAMIVFGECKDKMKDAGNQAGVPVIESENAITAVPEAWKLSEPGDVILLSPANASWDQFPSFEVRGDKFIEAVEKLTGKKEQ
- the mraY gene encoding phospho-N-acetylmuramoyl-pentapeptide-transferase yields the protein MNFLSAVLTILSSFLITFLLMPSLIKYFRAKKEGQQIRKEGPTWHAKKAGTPTMGGLLFIFSAVVTILWVAAWQGLITNTLWALLFVLVVYGLIGMWDDSIKIFHHQNEGFKPWQKALCQVLAAMVFTVIYQHEGFQMGFGTTQIGWLYGLFIIFWIVGFSNAVNLTDGLDGLVSGLSIISFAAYLIIALVNLNQPGYPEIALFCLAMIGTLLGFFPYNHKPAKIFMGDMGSLAIGASLAAVSLLLHHEWSLLVIGIVYVCETASVILQVASFKTTGKRIFKMTPIHHHFEMSGWSEWKIDIVFWLVGLVAAIIAATTILLVG
- a CDS encoding penicillin-binding protein, which translates into the protein MNKKPQRTKNRGHRENRGTFGKWLFLITVGLFTLFIVRFAYIAINKDVQHVNLRSQAEQIYTQQRIIQARRGDIYDSEGNPLATDTSKYTLYAVLDRTQKSSDGKPLYVKDRKKTAKVLSQYIDLTPKQIEKILKPKGQAYQVEFGNAGSNLSVSTMQKIKNRHLPGINFIATPARQYPEGEFASQIIGMATPKVKNDNGTEETNLVGQLGLEGYFNKQLTGINGLRKDKQDVYGYQIANSKQVTKKAVNGDNIYTTLDSQTQHFLENKVNKVYKSSNANAMTAVVMEAKTGKIIAATQRPTLHAENNPVWRNMLVQDAYEPGSVMKILSLAAAIDTGHFNPNATFNSGTWAMGGGKITDWSSSGWGTISYKDAFDMSSNVGFAHVEQDMGAETWMKYIKRFGLLKKVNVIGMSNEVNGYTSFKGILAQANTAFGQGITVNVMQMMQAFSAIGNNGKMMKPYIVSKVVDGNSGKTIQKVKPKVVGHPIKASTAKKVLGYMQGVVYDQKGLGHDYQIKGYRIAGKTTTAQIGGAHGYSTGDTNYLYSFAGMAPAKNPKYIMYVTLRQPQNLKKTATKQIASVFNPTMKMLLSQQKVAEKVKKKVITMPNVVGQASDEANKELSGKGMQVIVVGSGKKVKQQSAVPDEQVLTDQHVILDTGGEYKMPDISGWSSADVQQLAKVLKLKVKENGNGYVTQQSILPDTTIKRGTTLTVQYEAKN
- the ftsL gene encoding cell division protein FtsL, with the translated sequence MVSNAARQLAGEQQPQQAPRKKTYQQLKISPSPVRWSKFERSLVAVGSLITLFLMISLLSTKISINNQQRRLQDTQTQITKAKSSNTSLQQEIAELTTQSHLKSAAHKYGLSDKNSNVRNVNK
- the rsmH gene encoding 16S rRNA (cytosine(1402)-N(4))-methyltransferase RsmH gives rise to the protein MAEFKHVTVLLKEAVAGLNVQPTGTYVDATLGGGGHTQAILQQLVDGHLYSFDQDQTAINYNKEQLKTAIEQQKLTLIEDNFRNLKAELDSYNVKHVNGILYDLGVSSPQFDDAKRGFSYQHDAPLDMRMNQEQKLSAMEVVNEWSYERLVKILYRYGEEKFAKSIARKIEQRRKIAPIKTTFELVDVIKEGIPAAARRHGGHPAKKSFQAIRIAVNDELGALEESLEQALDLLDVGGRISVITFQSLEDRLVKTMFREKTSLSGDVPQGLPVIPAGMEPNFKLINKKPIVASEEELAANHRAHSAKLRIIEKIREGK
- the mraZ gene encoding division/cell wall cluster transcriptional repressor MraZ, which produces MLMGEFTHTIDSKGRLIIPAKFREQLGAHFIVTRGLDGCLFGYPLNEWAILEQKLKALPLTKRDARAFVRFLYSAATDCEIDKQGRINIPITLRTHASLEKKCVIVGVSNRLEIWSAERWNKFTSETADNFDEIAEDLNIDF
- a CDS encoding DUF4044 domain-containing protein; the protein is MQRKKKTRFQKITMVAIWLMLIAMLGSLIFGAVASLNLI